Proteins co-encoded in one Candidatus Wallbacteria bacterium genomic window:
- a CDS encoding prepilin-type N-terminal cleavage/methylation domain-containing protein, with translation MNKGFTLPEILIAIVFFVIGFFALSLLFDTSNKQVYTAQDDLFAYCIARERLSWMSETDFSQVGGMHDLLSQTALTNGYFYYDLNNNKKQAVYPALYAKFYIQPKIEDLGKFKRLLVKVEYKLKMDDPESREVVLERIVSNE, from the coding sequence ATGAATAAAGGTTTTACACTACCCGAAATACTGATTGCGATTGTTTTCTTTGTGATCGGATTTTTCGCACTTTCCCTTTTGTTCGATACTTCCAACAAGCAGGTTTACACGGCACAGGATGATTTGTTTGCCTATTGCATAGCCCGTGAGCGCCTGTCCTGGATGAGCGAGACTGATTTCAGCCAGGTCGGAGGCATGCACGATCTCCTGTCGCAGACTGCGCTTACAAACGGCTATTTTTATTATGATCTCAACAACAATAAGAAGCAGGCAGTTTATCCTGCACTCTATGCCAAGTTCTACATTCAGCCCAAAATTGAAGATCTGGGAAAGTTTAAGAGACTGCTGGTCAAAGTGGAATACAAGCTGAAAATGGACGATCCGGAATCCAGAGAGGTCGTACTGGAAAGGATAGTTTCCAATGAATAA
- a CDS encoding RNA polymerase sigma factor gives MREQAKKIYLEFLSGKSAAFPELVRLLTPRFYRMFRHLGADQYEAEDCCQDFFLAIFRSGGSYDRTRDFLPWAYMIARHLYFRSREASKIKIIPIFESLQAAEVQRDDTGICELLALLSEEKRAVFELKHFQDLKFQEIAEVLEIPVGTVKSRMFAAVSELGEIMKRRET, from the coding sequence ATGAGAGAACAAGCGAAAAAAATCTACCTGGAATTCCTCTCCGGGAAATCCGCAGCCTTCCCGGAGCTGGTCAGACTCCTGACCCCGAGATTCTACCGGATGTTCAGGCACCTGGGAGCTGATCAGTATGAAGCCGAAGACTGCTGCCAGGATTTTTTCCTGGCCATCTTCCGCTCTGGTGGAAGCTATGACAGGACCAGGGACTTCCTGCCCTGGGCCTATATGATCGCAAGGCATCTGTATTTCAGATCCAGGGAAGCTTCAAAGATCAAGATAATCCCGATCTTTGAAAGCCTGCAGGCGGCTGAAGTGCAGAGAGACGATACCGGGATCTGCGAACTGCTGGCTCTGCTCTCAGAGGAGAAACGGGCGGTGTTTGAACTGAAACACTTTCAGGACCTGAAGTTCCAGGAGATCGCTGAAGTCCTGGAGATCCCGGTGGGAACCGTCAAATCCAGGATGTTCGCGGCTGTATCTGAACTGGGAGAAATCATGAAGAGGAGAGAAACATGA
- a CDS encoding prepilin-type N-terminal cleavage/methylation domain-containing protein: MNKRRGFSFIEVMVVLGIGVFFMGVVYTFWHKGMGFISRGSYFLQMQRGARFTMEKIEDDLEQCAYFKPDQPFSIKVASGEIEFWKYSDKLESEGRPKLQKVNYKLEKDPKTDSGQIVRTVTEDSAIIKREKFGDFFVKAEFEPYKLKIGSISTLMSDRYFIRVYLEAYTKGYQEKEQTLQIVTSFDLKTPNGNFRDYYYLHNPVSKRDVP; the protein is encoded by the coding sequence ATGAATAAGCGCAGAGGATTTTCTTTTATAGAAGTGATGGTGGTGCTGGGGATCGGCGTTTTCTTCATGGGCGTGGTCTATACATTCTGGCACAAGGGGATGGGATTCATCTCACGCGGCAGCTATTTTCTGCAGATGCAGCGCGGCGCCAGATTCACCATGGAAAAGATCGAGGACGACCTTGAGCAATGCGCTTATTTTAAACCTGATCAGCCCTTTTCCATAAAAGTCGCGTCAGGGGAGATCGAATTCTGGAAATATTCGGACAAGCTGGAATCCGAAGGCAGGCCCAAACTCCAGAAAGTGAACTATAAACTTGAGAAAGACCCGAAAACAGACAGCGGCCAGATTGTACGAACTGTGACTGAAGATTCTGCCATCATCAAGCGCGAGAAGTTCGGGGACTTTTTCGTGAAAGCGGAATTCGAACCATACAAACTCAAGATCGGTTCCATTTCCACTCTCATGAGTGACAGATATTTCATCAGGGTCTATTTAGAGGCATATACTAAAGGCTACCAGGAGAAAGAACAGACTCTGCAGATAGTCACATCATTCGATCTGAAAACTCCGAACGGAAATTTCAGGGATTATTATTATTTACACAACCCTGTCAGTAAAAGGGACGTTCCTTAA
- a CDS encoding zf-HC2 domain-containing protein: MKHLSEEIIVTYIYGEATGEEIREVEQHLSTCSECSGKISTIRATMKSIDRKDNLPVPEMLCDKLAASFESREQNSAGSAPSEILTPVELAGFLRIPLDVIYELLPDIPYLTLAGQIRFRRSSVEKWLELREHNPVSLTHKEAQDTGVSPKFWRNVV; encoded by the coding sequence ATGAAGCATCTGAGCGAAGAAATCATTGTCACCTATATTTACGGAGAAGCGACTGGCGAGGAAATCCGGGAAGTGGAGCAGCACCTTTCAACCTGCAGTGAATGCTCAGGAAAAATCTCTACAATCCGGGCCACAATGAAGAGCATTGACCGGAAGGATAATCTGCCTGTCCCGGAAATGCTCTGCGACAAACTCGCTGCTTCCTTTGAATCCAGGGAACAGAATTCCGCAGGGAGCGCTCCCTCGGAAATTCTGACTCCCGTTGAACTGGCGGGATTCCTGAGAATCCCGCTGGATGTTATATATGAGCTGCTCCCCGACATCCCTTATCTTACCCTGGCCGGCCAGATCAGGTTCAGGAGAAGCTCAGTGGAGAAATGGCTGGAACTGCGCGAGCATAACCCTGTTTCTCTCACACACAAGGAAGCACAAGACACTGGCGTTTCACCCAAATTCTGGAGAAACGTAGTCTAG